A stretch of the Nitratifractor salsuginis DSM 16511 genome encodes the following:
- a CDS encoding ABC transporter permease — protein MDALKKIIRDFPAFLWGGWGALAAIFLFIALWDLGSQLYGDMILPSPLHSFQTVVTLFHNDEFLANLSLTIERVAVGFAVSLVIGTLLGLLAGFFVTASITSRPIITILMGMPPIAWIVLAMIWFGMGNMTVEFTVIVASLPIVFIGALQGTRTLEDKFDEMADTFKVPRMMKFTDIYLPHIFSYIFPAWVSALGMAWKIVVMAELLAASDGIGAALAMARSQLDTDTAMALVVIMIGSLMIVEYIFLEPIKREVEKWRD, from the coding sequence ATGGATGCCCTCAAGAAAATCATCAGAGACTTCCCCGCCTTCCTCTGGGGCGGGTGGGGAGCACTCGCCGCTATCTTCCTTTTTATCGCCCTGTGGGATCTGGGAAGCCAGCTCTACGGCGATATGATCCTCCCTTCACCTCTGCACTCTTTCCAGACCGTCGTGACACTTTTTCACAATGACGAATTTCTCGCCAACCTCTCTTTGACGATCGAACGTGTCGCCGTAGGTTTTGCCGTCTCCCTTGTCATCGGGACCCTCCTGGGGCTGCTGGCCGGCTTTTTCGTCACCGCCTCGATCACCAGCCGCCCCATCATCACCATTTTGATGGGGATGCCGCCGATCGCCTGGATCGTCCTGGCGATGATCTGGTTCGGAATGGGAAATATGACCGTGGAGTTCACCGTTATCGTCGCGTCGCTGCCGATCGTCTTCATCGGGGCCCTGCAGGGGACACGGACCCTCGAGGACAAGTTCGACGAAATGGCCGACACCTTCAAAGTCCCGAGGATGATGAAATTCACCGACATTTACCTGCCCCATATCTTCTCCTACATCTTCCCCGCCTGGGTCAGCGCCCTGGGAATGGCGTGGAAGATCGTCGTGATGGCGGAACTGCTGGCCGCCAGCGACGGGATTGGGGCGGCCCTGGCGATGGCAAGGAGCCAGCTCGATACCGATACGGCAATGGCGCTGGTGGTGATTATGATCGGATCGCTGATGATCGTGGAGTATATCTTCCTCGAACCGATCAAGCGGGAGGTGGAAAAATGGCGCGATTGA
- a CDS encoding NnrS family protein, with translation MAATEHYAYYPEGDFPPYLAYGFRPTFLLMAPYMILSILLWALHYTGYIPLPFLGDALSWHIYEMLYGVGFLGMAAFILTGAPELYPGTVPIVGETLRRLFGLWILGRVAFWLSGWITFYPAALINIALFAWLTLLVIKPIFQDPAKRHVSIAYAFVAVQAAQVWFYLAAAGWVGTPPLEVLKVALGIFLVLIVLSIRRVNIEAVNEILEHEGYEEVFFARPPAYNLTIFMIALFTAVEFFWPQNRAIGWIALGTAAASLAILNDFIAYDETNLFKKRLIFSLTLVPVSMAAGFGLIGYNYLAGLPWYNGDLLHMLTSGTWTLSFYLVMVVITIVHTGRDIAKERDIWICLSVGLILFSAILRTAVTFYPAQGSLLILLSAIVWALPFILYIKRYFKWLLSPRADGIPG, from the coding sequence ATGGCCGCTACCGAACATTACGCCTACTACCCCGAAGGGGATTTCCCCCCGTACCTGGCCTACGGATTCCGCCCCACCTTTTTGCTGATGGCTCCTTATATGATCCTCTCGATCCTCCTTTGGGCCCTGCACTACACGGGCTACATCCCTCTTCCTTTCCTCGGCGACGCGCTCAGCTGGCACATCTACGAGATGCTCTATGGAGTCGGCTTTCTGGGGATGGCGGCCTTTATCCTCACGGGAGCGCCTGAGCTCTACCCCGGCACCGTGCCGATCGTGGGCGAAACCCTGCGCCGCCTCTTCGGCCTCTGGATCCTGGGGCGTGTGGCCTTTTGGCTTTCGGGGTGGATCACCTTCTACCCTGCCGCACTCATCAATATCGCCCTCTTCGCCTGGCTGACCCTGCTGGTCATCAAACCCATCTTCCAAGACCCGGCCAAACGGCACGTCAGTATCGCCTACGCATTCGTCGCTGTGCAGGCAGCGCAGGTCTGGTTCTATCTCGCCGCGGCGGGCTGGGTCGGCACGCCGCCGCTGGAAGTGCTCAAAGTCGCCTTGGGGATCTTTCTGGTGCTCATCGTCCTTTCCATCCGCCGGGTCAATATCGAAGCGGTCAACGAGATCCTGGAGCACGAAGGGTACGAAGAGGTCTTCTTCGCCCGGCCGCCTGCCTATAACCTGACGATCTTTATGATCGCCCTCTTTACCGCCGTCGAATTCTTCTGGCCCCAGAACCGGGCTATCGGCTGGATCGCCCTGGGCACCGCCGCGGCAAGCCTGGCCATTCTGAACGATTTCATCGCCTACGACGAGACCAATCTCTTCAAAAAACGGCTCATCTTTTCGCTGACGCTGGTTCCTGTGAGTATGGCGGCGGGATTCGGATTGATCGGCTACAACTACTTGGCGGGATTACCCTGGTACAACGGCGATCTTCTCCATATGCTCACCTCCGGAACCTGGACGCTTTCCTTCTATCTCGTGATGGTGGTCATCACCATCGTCCATACCGGACGCGATATCGCCAAAGAACGGGATATTTGGATCTGCCTGAGCGTCGGGCTCATTCTCTTCTCGGCGATCCTGAGAACCGCCGTCACTTTCTACCCGGCGCAGGGAAGCCTCCTGATCCTCCTCTCGGCGATCGTCTGGGCGCTGCCTTTTATCCTCTATATCAAACGCTATTTCAAATGGCTCCTGAGCCCCAGAGCCGACGGGATCCCGGGATAA
- a CDS encoding sulfite exporter TauE/SafE family protein, giving the protein MPAEYLLYVFLAFVLSILFSMGGAGSGIALIPILHFLGVDFNVAKAVGLFAGASTTITSSVMNFRRKALDIAQLWPMALGMLLFAPLGAWFNRFVDQEFVKALFVLLLLYSATMMMFGRKKALTHLHSKPLLLAVGSGVGLVSGLLGVGGGNLLIPLLILLGFEPRKVAVAVSFVVPFSALGSFFTYASYVPLDWRLLLLVALASVVGGYLGNHLMHFKLNQQQIKKIMALILYILAFKMLYGLL; this is encoded by the coding sequence TTGCCTGCCGAATATCTTCTCTATGTCTTCCTGGCCTTTGTATTGTCCATTCTCTTTTCAATGGGTGGCGCCGGATCGGGGATTGCCCTGATCCCTATCCTGCACTTTTTGGGAGTCGATTTCAACGTCGCCAAGGCAGTCGGGCTCTTCGCCGGGGCCTCTACCACCATCACCTCCAGCGTGATGAACTTTCGGCGCAAAGCCCTGGATATCGCCCAACTCTGGCCTATGGCCCTGGGGATGCTGCTCTTCGCCCCGTTGGGAGCCTGGTTCAACCGCTTCGTCGATCAGGAGTTCGTCAAGGCGCTCTTCGTGCTTCTCCTGCTCTATAGCGCCACAATGATGATGTTCGGGAGGAAAAAGGCGCTGACCCATTTGCACTCCAAACCGCTCCTTCTGGCGGTGGGAAGCGGCGTGGGGCTCGTCTCCGGTCTGCTGGGGGTCGGCGGAGGAAACCTGCTCATCCCTCTCCTGATCCTCCTGGGATTCGAACCCCGCAAAGTGGCCGTGGCTGTCAGTTTCGTCGTTCCGTTCTCTGCACTGGGCTCTTTTTTCACCTACGCCAGCTACGTCCCCCTCGACTGGAGACTCCTGCTCCTCGTCGCCCTCGCCTCCGTCGTCGGAGGATACTTGGGGAACCACCTGATGCATTTCAAACTCAATCAGCAGCAGATCAAAAAGATTATGGCATTGATCCTTTATATTCTGGCCTTCAAAATGCTCTACGGGCTGCTCTAA
- a CDS encoding NADH-quinone oxidoreductase subunit B family protein, with the protein MLKYWQKRFQTGVLTEHPEFDERMKELRKRLRDEVKRKFAGSLAIRMVDSGSCNACEAECNALSNPYYDLERLGIHFVASPRHADLMLLSGVLTFNMLPHVLDAWEQIPEPKWCITLGDCPAMQAPFEHTFAVTAPASEHLPVAHHIPGCPPSPDRIIEGLLEFLENLES; encoded by the coding sequence ATGCTGAAATATTGGCAAAAGCGATTCCAAACCGGGGTTTTGACGGAGCATCCTGAGTTTGACGAGCGGATGAAGGAGCTGCGCAAGCGGCTCAGGGATGAGGTCAAGCGCAAATTCGCCGGTTCTCTGGCGATTCGGATGGTGGACAGCGGCAGCTGCAACGCCTGCGAAGCGGAGTGCAATGCCCTGAGCAATCCCTATTACGATTTGGAGCGTCTGGGGATTCATTTCGTCGCGTCGCCCCGGCATGCCGACCTGATGCTGCTCAGCGGCGTGCTGACTTTCAATATGCTCCCCCACGTCCTGGATGCCTGGGAGCAGATCCCCGAGCCCAAATGGTGCATCACCCTGGGGGATTGCCCGGCGATGCAGGCACCCTTCGAACACACCTTCGCCGTCACCGCTCCCGCTTCGGAGCATCTGCCGGTAGCCCATCATATCCCCGGCTGTCCCCCGAGCCCGGATCGGATCATCGAGGGTCTGCTCGAATTTCTGGAGAACCTGGAAAGCTAA
- a CDS encoding DUF1858 domain-containing protein, whose protein sequence is MMKEITMETKIADLLNNYPGMKETLIAINPKFKKLNNPVLRRTLAKVAGVRQAAIVGGMEPLDLLNKLREAVGQPPVDAEGVATESESVSEAPEWIDGEVKATLNANELLDAQKNPLAEAHMALKGLNEGEMIAIESDFKPEPLIEELQKAGHEVYCKEESPERFLTYVRK, encoded by the coding sequence ATGATGAAAGAGATTACGATGGAGACCAAGATCGCTGATCTGCTCAACAACTATCCGGGGATGAAGGAGACACTGATCGCCATCAACCCTAAATTCAAAAAGCTCAACAACCCCGTCCTGCGCCGCACCCTGGCCAAAGTCGCCGGTGTACGCCAGGCGGCGATCGTCGGCGGGATGGAGCCCCTCGATCTGCTCAACAAGCTGCGCGAAGCGGTGGGGCAGCCTCCCGTCGATGCCGAAGGGGTAGCTACGGAGAGCGAAAGTGTGAGTGAAGCACCCGAGTGGATTGATGGAGAGGTCAAAGCGACTCTCAACGCCAACGAACTGCTGGATGCCCAAAAGAACCCTCTGGCCGAAGCCCATATGGCGCTCAAAGGATTGAATGAGGGAGAAATGATCGCTATCGAGTCCGATTTCAAGCCCGAACCGCTGATCGAAGAGCTTCAAAAGGCCGGCCACGAAGTCTATTGTAAAGAGGAGTCGCCGGAGCGCTTCTTGACCTATGTGAGGAAATGA
- a CDS encoding NADH-quinone oxidoreductase subunit C, with protein MKRLIARYAVDRGDNFELLTRFDDGMVREQVSRSQPVAASIMPRFPAAIWFERKTADDFGIRFEGAFDFRPLVHHERWPEGVYPMRRDFDVHTVLEAAEYRPYHYETIGGDGVFEVAVGPIHAGIIEPGHFHFSQAGEDMLHQEVRHFYKYRGIEKMLEGKNLAEAAPIVSRISGNESVAAQSAFLHIVEESTAQELPEALRLRHALLLELERIIHHWTDLGFIPNDAGFGAALAWGSARAEEARRLMARLTRSRFGFEALFRELPAWDLGEISSFAQRMEEAIGWFENWIVDIPSLWDRMDTTGILKADDAKRYGCVGVMARASGLSLDVRSDDPFYTERGFAAATETSGDVAARFKVRIAEVKSSLALIQSFVRELMEKGAESGEDFSLLESEAKDGFYESFVESSLGEIYMSIEIEAGKIGRFFYRDPSFVNWQALHLMMPGNIIADFPLINKSCDLSYAGNDL; from the coding sequence ATGAAACGTCTGATTGCCCGCTATGCCGTCGATCGCGGCGACAACTTCGAACTGCTGACCCGTTTCGATGACGGGATGGTCCGTGAACAGGTTTCCCGCTCTCAGCCGGTGGCGGCGAGTATCATGCCCCGTTTTCCGGCGGCGATCTGGTTCGAGCGCAAGACGGCCGACGATTTCGGGATCCGTTTCGAGGGGGCTTTCGACTTCCGGCCTCTGGTCCATCACGAACGTTGGCCCGAGGGGGTTTACCCGATGCGCAGGGATTTTGACGTTCATACGGTTCTTGAAGCGGCGGAGTACCGCCCCTATCATTATGAAACGATCGGCGGGGATGGAGTCTTTGAAGTGGCGGTAGGACCGATCCACGCCGGGATCATTGAGCCGGGGCATTTTCATTTTTCCCAGGCGGGGGAAGATATGCTTCACCAGGAGGTGCGCCACTTCTACAAATACCGGGGCATCGAAAAGATGCTGGAGGGCAAAAACCTGGCCGAAGCCGCCCCTATCGTCAGCCGGATCAGCGGCAACGAAAGTGTCGCCGCCCAGTCGGCCTTCCTGCACATCGTGGAAGAATCCACAGCTCAGGAACTGCCCGAAGCCCTTCGCCTGCGCCACGCCCTGCTGCTGGAGCTGGAGCGGATTATCCACCACTGGACCGACCTGGGCTTCATCCCCAACGATGCCGGTTTCGGCGCAGCTCTGGCCTGGGGCTCCGCCCGGGCGGAAGAGGCACGGCGCTTGATGGCCCGGCTCACAAGAAGCCGCTTCGGTTTCGAGGCGCTTTTCAGGGAGCTTCCGGCTTGGGATCTCGGGGAGATTTCGAGCTTTGCCCAGCGGATGGAGGAGGCGATCGGATGGTTTGAGAATTGGATCGTCGATATCCCCTCCCTCTGGGACCGGATGGATACCACGGGTATCCTGAAAGCCGACGATGCCAAGCGTTACGGTTGTGTGGGGGTGATGGCCCGTGCCAGCGGTTTGAGTCTGGATGTGCGTTCTGACGATCCCTTTTACACGGAGAGGGGCTTCGCAGCGGCCACGGAAACGAGCGGAGATGTCGCAGCCCGTTTCAAAGTCCGTATCGCCGAAGTCAAGAGCTCTTTGGCGTTGATACAAAGCTTCGTGCGGGAGTTGATGGAGAAGGGTGCCGAATCCGGCGAAGACTTCTCCCTTTTGGAGAGTGAGGCGAAGGATGGCTTCTACGAGAGCTTCGTCGAAAGTTCCCTGGGAGAGATCTATATGAGCATCGAGATCGAGGCCGGGAAGATCGGTCGCTTTTTCTACCGGGATCCCAGCTTCGTCAATTGGCAGGCGTTGCACCTGATGATGCCGGGTAATATCATCGCCGATTTCCCCCTGATCAACAAGAGCTGCGATCTGAGCTATGCGGGAAATGACCTATAA
- a CDS encoding ABC transporter ATP-binding protein: MARLKLENVSFSFGYKKILKDISFELNEGEVLSVVGPSGGGKTTLLRLCAGLLDRQEGWIENSFKSQAIAFQDPRLLPWKNVIDNISFGLKAKGMPTKERIERAEEIALKFDLEAEDFDKFPKELSGGMSQRVSFARALVTEPELLFLDEPFSALDIGLKRELQNHIIEMIAQKKITIFFITHDLMEAIRLSDKILLLEPDPGRIVKSYSFTLPQKERTDEWVYAQTAKLLADPYVIETFELEFK, encoded by the coding sequence ATGGCGCGATTGAAACTGGAAAATGTCAGCTTCTCCTTCGGCTACAAGAAGATTCTCAAGGATATAAGTTTCGAGCTGAACGAGGGAGAAGTCCTCTCGGTGGTCGGCCCCAGCGGCGGAGGGAAGACCACGCTGCTTCGGCTCTGCGCCGGACTCCTGGACCGTCAGGAGGGGTGGATCGAAAACAGCTTCAAAAGCCAGGCGATCGCCTTTCAGGACCCGCGGCTCCTGCCCTGGAAGAATGTGATCGACAACATCTCCTTCGGGCTCAAAGCCAAGGGAATGCCCACCAAAGAGCGGATCGAACGGGCCGAAGAGATCGCCCTGAAATTCGATCTCGAAGCGGAAGATTTCGACAAATTTCCCAAGGAGCTCAGCGGAGGGATGAGCCAGAGGGTTAGCTTTGCCAGAGCGCTGGTGACCGAACCGGAGCTTCTCTTTCTCGATGAGCCTTTCTCGGCGCTGGATATCGGGCTCAAGCGGGAGCTGCAGAACCACATCATCGAAATGATCGCCCAAAAGAAGATCACCATCTTCTTCATCACCCACGACCTGATGGAAGCGATCCGCCTCAGTGACAAGATCCTGCTGCTCGAGCCCGATCCGGGGCGCATCGTCAAGAGCTACAGCTTCACCCTTCCCCAAAAAGAGCGCACGGATGAGTGGGTCTATGCCCAGACCGCCAAACTGCTCGCCGACCCCTATGTCATCGAGACCTTTGAACTGGAGTTTAAATAA